The following proteins are co-located in the Pseudarthrobacter siccitolerans genome:
- a CDS encoding ABC transporter permease, protein MKTEALPHPKKPLLDRLPVASHIRQSVGLQRTMLLIGVVLCVIFVVAAIFAPLLAPYGYSQISDDAGSFPAQAEPGGKHPWGTTVGGYDVLSRVIWGSQTAAAVLVAAVLMSIFLGVFLGLISGYVGGWLDRILVVIADAIYAFPTLLVAIVMSIAINKGQSGFWGGILACGLAITAVFVPQYFRVIRAETIRLKAEPFVESAQVVGASSARIIGRHIFANATRTLPLIFTLNASEAILTLAGLGFLGFGIEPSSAAEWGFDLNKALSDASSGIWWTGVFPGLAIVLTVVGLTLMGESINDLNDPRLRGRKRAGGSSAASVATAAIAADVRNS, encoded by the coding sequence ATGAAGACGGAAGCCCTGCCCCATCCCAAGAAGCCATTGCTTGACCGGCTGCCGGTCGCGTCCCACATCCGCCAAAGCGTTGGTTTGCAGCGCACGATGCTACTCATCGGCGTCGTGCTGTGCGTCATTTTTGTGGTGGCCGCAATATTTGCGCCGCTGCTGGCACCCTACGGATACTCCCAGATTTCCGATGACGCCGGCTCGTTCCCGGCCCAAGCCGAACCCGGCGGCAAGCATCCCTGGGGCACAACTGTTGGCGGCTATGACGTCCTGTCGCGCGTGATCTGGGGATCGCAGACAGCAGCGGCCGTGCTGGTGGCTGCCGTGTTGATGTCCATCTTCCTCGGGGTATTCCTCGGACTCATCAGCGGCTATGTTGGCGGCTGGCTGGACCGGATCCTGGTGGTGATCGCAGACGCCATTTACGCATTCCCCACGCTCCTTGTGGCGATCGTTATGTCCATCGCCATCAACAAGGGCCAGTCCGGTTTCTGGGGCGGAATCCTCGCCTGCGGGCTGGCGATCACGGCAGTGTTTGTCCCACAGTATTTCCGGGTGATCCGTGCTGAAACAATTCGGCTTAAGGCCGAGCCCTTCGTTGAATCAGCCCAGGTTGTTGGCGCCTCCAGTGCAAGGATCATTGGCCGGCATATCTTCGCCAACGCCACCAGGACCCTGCCTCTGATCTTCACGCTCAACGCCTCCGAGGCCATCCTCACCCTTGCCGGCCTGGGCTTCCTGGGCTTTGGCATCGAGCCAAGCTCCGCAGCCGAATGGGGATTTGACCTGAACAAGGCACTGTCCGATGCATCCTCCGGTATCTGGTGGACCGGCGTGTTCCCCGGCTTAGCCATTGTGCTGACGGTGGTGGGGCTGACCCTGATGGGCGAGAGCATCAACGACCTGAACGATCCGCGGCTCCGTGGCCGCAAACGCGCCGGCGGCAGCTCCGCGGCGTCCGTGGCTACAGCGGCCATCGCAGCAGATGTGAGGAACTCATGA
- a CDS encoding ABC transporter permease: MATMIDTPPPTVAPAKSKSAGGGLGRYILIRFLLIFPTIFILVTLVFFLMRITGDPITAAQGGRLPQEQIDALIHQAGYDRNLFIQYIEYLGHIATGNFGRTISDGRPVIEMLATFGAATLELSVNALLVALLVGIPLGMFAAHKRDKVPDAFLRLFAILSYATPVFFAGLLLKLIFSVGLGWFPVAGRASTTTELAMGRLAAPTGIYWLDALRSSDLAAFGDIVHHAVLPAVALGLLTAGVFLRLVRTNVIGTLGKDYVEAGRSRGVSEYRLVTKHAYKPALIPIITVMGLQIALMLGGAVLTETTFEWKGLGYQLAQYLTARDFVAVQGIVMLLAVIVAVTNFVVDIAAALIDPRVRY, translated from the coding sequence ATGGCCACAATGATCGATACGCCGCCGCCAACGGTTGCGCCAGCCAAATCAAAATCCGCGGGAGGTGGCCTTGGGAGATACATCCTGATCCGCTTCCTGCTCATTTTCCCGACAATATTCATCCTCGTCACCCTGGTTTTCTTTCTGATGCGGATCACCGGCGATCCCATCACTGCAGCCCAGGGCGGACGCCTTCCCCAGGAGCAGATTGACGCGCTGATTCACCAGGCCGGCTACGACCGGAACCTCTTCATTCAGTACATCGAGTACCTCGGCCACATCGCCACGGGCAACTTTGGCAGGACCATCTCAGACGGGCGGCCCGTCATTGAGATGCTGGCTACTTTCGGCGCAGCCACGCTGGAACTGAGCGTTAACGCCTTATTGGTGGCGCTGCTCGTGGGAATTCCGCTGGGGATGTTCGCCGCGCACAAACGCGACAAGGTTCCCGACGCCTTCCTGCGGCTGTTCGCGATCCTCTCCTATGCCACCCCCGTTTTCTTCGCGGGCCTGCTGCTGAAGCTGATTTTTTCCGTGGGCCTGGGCTGGTTCCCGGTTGCGGGCCGCGCTTCCACCACAACGGAACTGGCAATGGGCAGGCTGGCAGCGCCCACCGGCATCTACTGGCTGGACGCCCTGCGCAGCAGCGATCTGGCGGCGTTTGGCGATATTGTCCATCACGCAGTCCTGCCCGCCGTCGCGCTGGGTTTGCTCACAGCCGGCGTCTTCCTGCGCCTGGTCCGCACTAACGTGATCGGCACCCTGGGCAAGGATTATGTTGAGGCAGGCCGGTCCCGCGGAGTCAGCGAATACCGGCTTGTCACCAAGCACGCCTATAAGCCGGCCCTGATCCCCATCATCACCGTCATGGGTTTGCAGATCGCGCTCATGCTCGGCGGCGCAGTGCTGACCGAGACCACTTTTGAATGGAAAGGCCTCGGGTATCAACTGGCGCAGTACCTCACGGCGCGGGACTTTGTGGCCGTCCAGGGCATAGTGATGCTGCTGGCTGTCATTGTGGCGGTCACCAATTTCGTGGTGGATATTGCCGCCGCCCTGATCGATCCGCGGGTGAGATACTGA